In the Alteromonas sp. M12 genome, one interval contains:
- a CDS encoding tetratricopeptide repeat protein → MKALHHAINEKDSLLASLLLTQQFGNSINVLKYVAQITVLAKQVAKHIDSNGSELERFQQLIDGFYTQLAFSGDENNFFNAKYSLVDQVIDYHTGIPVTLSIVFSAIANQLGFNVAGVNFPGHFLIRFQSQEKRLRFIDPLNGNTIKWQELEALYFSIVGETEDEEMPSDTLNVASTEEILVRLLHNLKASYIREENYQMALRAVDLLIELCPDDPYERRDRGFLLHQLECPQVAKADYQFFIKRCPQDPSAQLLKMQMRHWESALTVVLH, encoded by the coding sequence GTGAAAGCCTTACACCATGCTATCAATGAGAAAGACTCTTTGTTGGCGAGTTTATTATTAACTCAACAATTTGGAAACAGCATCAACGTACTTAAGTACGTTGCGCAAATTACTGTACTAGCCAAACAAGTCGCAAAACATATCGATTCTAATGGGTCGGAACTGGAAAGGTTTCAACAACTAATCGACGGTTTCTATACTCAATTGGCATTTAGCGGCGATGAAAACAACTTTTTTAATGCCAAGTATAGTTTAGTAGACCAAGTTATTGACTATCACACTGGGATTCCCGTCACCCTATCCATTGTTTTTTCTGCTATCGCCAATCAACTTGGATTCAATGTGGCAGGGGTTAACTTTCCTGGGCATTTTTTAATTCGTTTTCAAAGTCAGGAAAAGCGTTTACGCTTTATCGATCCACTTAATGGCAACACTATTAAATGGCAAGAGTTAGAAGCGTTATATTTTAGTATCGTAGGTGAAACAGAAGATGAGGAAATGCCCTCAGACACACTCAATGTTGCCTCTACAGAAGAAATATTGGTTAGGTTATTACATAATTTAAAAGCGTCTTATATCCGAGAAGAAAATTACCAAATGGCACTTCGCGCGGTGGATTTGCTAATTGAACTTTGTCCTGATGACCCTTACGAACGCCGTGATCGTGGTTTTTTACTTCATCAGTTAGAGTGTCCTCAAGTGGCGAAAGCCGATTACCAGTTTTTCATAAAACGTTGTCCTCAAGACCCTTCCGCGCAACTACTAAAAATGCAAATGCGGCATTGGGAAAGCGCTTTGACTGTGGTTTTACACTAA